CGACCCGCTGGGCCCCGGCTCCGGTCAGGGACCGGACGGCGGGACATGGCGGGTGATGAGGGGAGGCTCCTACCTCTGCCACGACTCCTACTGTTACCGCTACCGGGTCTCGGCCCGGTCGGCCAACACCACCGACTCAGCGACTGCCAACCTCGGATTCCGGTGTGTCCGCGACGTGTGAGGACGGTGCGGCGGGCACGTCCCGCGTCCCGACCCCGGCCCTCAGGGCGGCCTCGGTCATGTCGAACAGGTGGGCCACCACGTCCTCGAACCGGGTGTTGACCACGGTGTTGCGGGCGTCCCGGCGGTCCTCGTACACCGCCAGCGCCCCGGTGAACATCTGGGTCGCCAGGTCGATGCGCTCGAAGGCCACCCGTCGCGGCAGGTGGGAGAGCACGTCGATCAGCCGCACCACCACGTCGTCGGTGGCCGTGCGCAGGTCCGCCTCCGGGATCCCGGGCGCCATGACCGGGCCGACGCGCTGCAGGAAGCGGGCATAGTAGGTGGCCTCGGGCTGAGCGCGGAGGAGCTCGACAATCGGCTCGAAGAGCACCTGCACGAGGGTGGAGAGGTCGGCGCCCAACCCCTGCTCGTCGGCCGCCGCCAACCGCTTCTGCCGCTCGGCATCCAGCGCCACGAGCCGTCGACGCAGGACCTGCAGGATGAGCCCGTCGCGGCTACCGAAGTGATACTGGACCGCCGAGTTGTTGCGCTGACCGGCGGCCGTGGCGACGTCGCGCATCGACACGTCGTCGAGACCCCGCTCGCCGATCAGCTTCTCGGCGACCTCGATCATCGCCGTCTTGGCGTCCCTGTTGTCCTTGACCTCCGTGGAGGCACCGTCGCGGCCCTGGGTAGGGACCTCGCCGCGATCAGATTTTCGCTGCACCGGGACTCCACTTCCTTCCTGCCGCCTCGCCGAGCTGGTTGAAGCTCAACACGGTGAGGAACAGCACGATCGCCGGCACTCCGACGAGGTAGGGATACCGCTGGAAATCGGATTGACCGGCACTGATCATGTTGCCCCACGTCGGCTCCGGCCGGGGAATGCTCAGCCCCAGATAGCTCAGTGAGGCCTCGGCGACGATTAGTACGGCGACGAGCATGAAGCTGTACGAGAAGACCGGCTGGACGATGTTCGGCGTGACCTCCCGCAGCATGATCCGCAGTTCGCCCGCCCCCAGCGACCGGGCCGCGGTGACGAACTCGCGACCGGCGAAACTCATCGCGTTGGCCCGGACGAGCCGCGCGTAGGCCGGAACCACCATGATCCCGAGGGCGAGGGTGATGTTGGGCAGCGTCGGGTCGAGCACCGTGACGATCGCGATGAGCAGGATGAGCGACGGGAACGCCAGCAGGGTGTCGGTGATGATGGAGACGATGCGGTCGGTCCACCCGCCCCGGTAACCGGCCACCAGGCCGAGCGCACCACCGATCAGGGCGCCGACCAGAACACCGCCGATACCCACGACCAGGGAGACCCGGGCGCCGTAGAGCAGGCCTCCCAGGATGTCCAGGCCCTGGCTGTCGGTGCCGAGGGGGTGCTCCGACAGCAGATCGGGAGCGAGGGTGGACGGGGTCATCAGCGCCAGGGACGGATCGCGCGCCTCGCTCAGCGGTAGGAAGTCCACGACCAGCGCACCCAGGACGATGATGATCGTCCAGCCGAGGGCCAGTGCGGTGCCGAGTCCGGATATCCGCGGCATCCGCGGTCGCCGGCGCACCGGGGTGGCCGCGGCCACGGTGGGGTCCGTGATGACGGGGGCGGTCGAGCTGGGGCCACCGGCTGCCGCATCGGCGGGGGTGGCCCCGGGACGGGTGGCGTCGGCGCGATCGGCGTCGGAGCGGTCGGCGTCGGAGCGGGTCGATTCGGTGTCAGCCACGGCGGATCCTCGGGTCGATGAGTGCGTACGTGACGTCGACGGTCATGTTGACCAGAACGTAGAACACGGCGATCACGATCACCCCGCCCAGTACGACGGGCAGGTTGTCGTTCTGTACGGCGTCGACGATCATGCTGCCCATCCCGGGGAGGTTGAACAGCCGCTCGACCACCACGGTCCCGCCGATGAGGCGGCCCAGGCTGATCCCGGCCAGCGTGATGATGGAGACCGTGGACGGCCGCAGTGCCTCCGCGACCAGGACGTGCCGGGTGGGCATGCCCTTGGCGCGAGCAGAGAGGACGAAGTCCTGCTGCAGGGTGGAGATCATGTCGGTCCGCAGGACACGCGTGAAGATCGCGACCTCCATCAGCGCGAGCGTGATGGCCGGCAGGGCGATGCTCCGCAGGTTCTCACCCAACCCGTCGGCCAGCGGCACGTAGCCCTGCCGCGGGAACTCGGGGAGGAACAGGGCCAGCAGTGCCAGCACCGCACCCACGGCGAAGCCACCGAGCAGGGCACGACCCCACATCACCCCGGGCGCGCCGCGTCCGCCGCGCCTGCCGAGCGGGGACAACGCCACCGCCAGGCCGATCACCACAGCCGCGCCGAGGATCAACTGCTGCGCCAACGAGTGGTTGAACACCAACAGGTAGATCAGCAGCAGGCCGGCCACGAAGCTGGGGACCGAGATGAACGCGAACGCCACGATCGAGGCCACCTGGTCGAACACCCCGCCGCGGCGGTAGGCCGACCACACGGCGACGGGCACCGCGATGGCCAGGGACAGGATGATCGACAGGAACGCGAGCTGCATGGTGACCGGCAGTGCGTTGCCGATCATCTCAGACACGGACTGGTTGGGCGGGATGAGCGAGTTGCCGAGATCGCCGGAGGCCAGCCCCCCGACCCAGTCGGCGAACCGGGTCCACACGGGCTTGTCCAGCCCCAGCTCCTCCCTCGCCAACTGATATTGCTCCGCGGTGGCCCCTGGGCCGACGGCCGAGGCCGCGGAGTCACCCGGCACCGCCTCCATGAGGAAGAACGCGCCGGTCGCGGCGAGTACGACGACGACGACCGCGTGTAGAGCGCGTTCGCC
This Dietzia psychralcaliphila DNA region includes the following protein-coding sequences:
- a CDS encoding TetR/AcrR family transcriptional regulator; translation: MQRKSDRGEVPTQGRDGASTEVKDNRDAKTAMIEVAEKLIGERGLDDVSMRDVATAAGQRNNSAVQYHFGSRDGLILQVLRRRLVALDAERQKRLAAADEQGLGADLSTLVQVLFEPIVELLRAQPEATYYARFLQRVGPVMAPGIPEADLRTATDDVVVRLIDVLSHLPRRVAFERIDLATQMFTGALAVYEDRRDARNTVVNTRFEDVVAHLFDMTEAALRAGVGTRDVPAAPSSHVADTPESEVGSR
- a CDS encoding ABC transporter permease, producing the protein MADTESTRSDADRSDADRADATRPGATPADAAAGGPSSTAPVITDPTVAAATPVRRRPRMPRISGLGTALALGWTIIIVLGALVVDFLPLSEARDPSLALMTPSTLAPDLLSEHPLGTDSQGLDILGGLLYGARVSLVVGIGGVLVGALIGGALGLVAGYRGGWTDRIVSIITDTLLAFPSLILLIAIVTVLDPTLPNITLALGIMVVPAYARLVRANAMSFAGREFVTAARSLGAGELRIMLREVTPNIVQPVFSYSFMLVAVLIVAEASLSYLGLSIPRPEPTWGNMISAGQSDFQRYPYLVGVPAIVLFLTVLSFNQLGEAAGRKWSPGAAKI
- a CDS encoding ABC transporter permease; amino-acid sequence: MLRFIGERALHAVVVVVLAATGAFFLMEAVPGDSAASAVGPGATAEQYQLAREELGLDKPVWTRFADWVGGLASGDLGNSLIPPNQSVSEMIGNALPVTMQLAFLSIILSLAIAVPVAVWSAYRRGGVFDQVASIVAFAFISVPSFVAGLLLIYLLVFNHSLAQQLILGAAVVIGLAVALSPLGRRGGRGAPGVMWGRALLGGFAVGAVLALLALFLPEFPRQGYVPLADGLGENLRSIALPAITLALMEVAIFTRVLRTDMISTLQQDFVLSARAKGMPTRHVLVAEALRPSTVSIITLAGISLGRLIGGTVVVERLFNLPGMGSMIVDAVQNDNLPVVLGGVIVIAVFYVLVNMTVDVTYALIDPRIRRG